The Paraburkholderia hospita genome includes a window with the following:
- a CDS encoding ISKra4 family transposase yields MRLIIEARVEGEEARATDATVLAVVERNDLSLADLGLTLAEGRALLAEVQSFLVPEQTARWMKSQMACHRCGSMLAHKDARSIVLRTVFGKVDVPSPRLWACSCAAEQGRPRRSSSPLCKALHRRVTPELEYLQAKWAAHLPYRQATELLREVLPLDKGISFGSTRRRILAVGSALDAQINRDIASGPKPVGGEPVRESTAVGCVSVDSAWLSFSSSPKSRRAARDLAELKSPWAQKLAQDRHVNIVAGRATLADRTPRLYAYVHKLVPSAPARLDQFLFASGVAPDERVTVISDNAGEFGKAVDGSQLARGRILDWFHIAMKFKAAKNSVFGSQTMEPHERSAVETEIDHAKWLVWHGKGRQSVSRIKAMDPTLLAKEGYEYSTLYWNLRRLYFYIENNAGTLVNYCMRYHKGLPISSSIAESAVNLVVSHRMAKKQQMRWTDEGAHCLAQVRVAVLNEEFSVERLAVLTTTSAVANSPSARRVA; encoded by the coding sequence ATGCGACTGATCATCGAGGCCCGCGTAGAGGGCGAGGAAGCGCGTGCGACTGATGCAACGGTTCTTGCTGTGGTTGAACGAAATGACCTCAGCCTCGCCGATCTGGGACTGACACTTGCCGAAGGTCGTGCCTTGCTCGCCGAGGTTCAATCGTTTCTTGTGCCCGAGCAGACTGCCCGGTGGATGAAGAGCCAAATGGCTTGCCACCGCTGTGGCTCGATGCTGGCGCACAAGGACGCCCGATCGATCGTGCTGCGAACCGTGTTTGGCAAGGTCGACGTGCCGAGTCCGAGGCTCTGGGCATGCAGCTGTGCGGCAGAGCAAGGGCGACCGCGCCGTTCTTCGAGCCCACTGTGCAAGGCCCTTCACCGGCGTGTGACGCCGGAATTGGAGTACCTGCAGGCCAAGTGGGCCGCCCATCTCCCGTACCGTCAGGCCACCGAGCTGCTTCGAGAGGTCCTTCCACTGGACAAAGGGATTTCCTTCGGTAGTACTCGTCGTCGAATCCTCGCCGTGGGCAGCGCGCTGGACGCGCAGATCAACCGCGATATCGCGTCTGGACCAAAACCGGTCGGCGGGGAGCCGGTTCGCGAATCGACCGCCGTCGGCTGCGTGAGCGTCGACTCAGCGTGGCTGAGCTTCAGCAGCAGCCCCAAGAGCCGCAGGGCGGCGCGCGACCTTGCGGAGCTGAAATCGCCTTGGGCGCAGAAGTTGGCGCAGGATCGCCATGTCAACATCGTTGCGGGCCGCGCAACTCTCGCTGATCGCACCCCGCGTCTCTACGCTTACGTGCATAAGCTTGTGCCATCGGCGCCCGCGCGGCTGGACCAATTTCTCTTTGCAAGCGGCGTGGCTCCAGACGAGCGGGTCACCGTGATCAGCGATAACGCTGGCGAATTCGGCAAGGCTGTGGACGGCAGCCAGCTCGCTAGAGGAAGGATCCTGGACTGGTTTCACATCGCGATGAAATTCAAGGCTGCGAAGAACTCGGTGTTTGGGAGCCAGACGATGGAGCCTCACGAGCGAAGCGCTGTGGAGACAGAGATCGATCACGCCAAGTGGCTGGTTTGGCATGGAAAGGGCCGGCAATCCGTGTCCCGTATCAAGGCCATGGATCCCACGCTGTTGGCGAAGGAAGGCTACGAGTACTCGACGCTGTACTGGAACCTGCGCCGCCTGTACTTCTACATCGAGAACAACGCCGGTACGCTCGTGAACTATTGCATGCGTTATCACAAGGGGCTACCGATCAGTAGCAGCATTGCCGAGTCCGCGGTCAACCTGGTTGTCAGCCATCGCATGGCGAAGAAGCAACAAATGCGATGGACGGACGAGGGAGCGCATTGCCTGGCACAGGTCAGAGTGGCTGTCCTCAACGAAGAATTTTCGGTTGAGAGACTCGCCGTGTTGACCACGACTTCTGCAGTTGCAAACTCGCCAAGTGCGCGCCGAGTGGCGTGA